The following are encoded in a window of Vigna unguiculata cultivar IT97K-499-35 chromosome 8, ASM411807v1, whole genome shotgun sequence genomic DNA:
- the LOC114192999 gene encoding NDR1/HIN1-like protein 13 gives MADRVHPRDSPPVSAESQPASPQDSSVVPQALRPPPSEKPVPPPGTYVIKIPKDQVYRVPPAENARRYDQYTHRKHRRSRCCCCCCWLIGILFILIVLLGIAAGIFYLVFRPEAPKYTIENIAIRGINVTSPSSDVAISPQFNVTVKADNPNDKIGIYYLKDSSAEVFYNDARLCNGALPAFYQPSNNVTVFGMVLKDNGIELRSEDRKSLLESQTKRKVPLTVRIRAPVKIKVGSVKTWKITVKVDCDVTVNELTVQAKIVSKSCDYKVDLW, from the coding sequence ATGGCTGATCGAGTTCACCCCCGCGACTCGCCTCCCGTTTCCGCCGAGTCACAACCAGCTTCGCCTCAGGACTCCTCCGTCGTTCCACAGGCGCTGCGGCCACCGCCGTCGGAGAAGCCGGTGCCTCCACCTGGAACCTACGTCATCAAGATACCCAAGGATCAAGTCTACCGCGTTCCTCCGGCGGAGAACGCCCGCCGCTACGACCAATACACTCACCGCAAGCACCGCCGGAGCCGATGctgttgctgctgctgctggCTCATCGGAATCCTCTTCATTCTCATCGTGCTTCTCGGGATCGCCGCCGGCATCTTCTATCTCGTTTTCCGTCCAGAGGCGCCGAAGTACACCATCGAAAATATCGCCATCAGAGGAATTAACGTCACGTCGCCGTCGTCCGATGTGGCAATCTCGCCGCAGTTCAACGTCACCGTCAAGGCCGATAACCCTAACGACAAGATCGGAATCTATTATTTGAAGGATAGCTCCGCCGAAGTATTTTACAACGACGCGAGGCTCTGTAACGGCGCACTACCGGCGTTTTACCAGCCGTCAAATAACGTGACGGTGTTCGGGATGGTTTTGAAGGATAACGGAATCGAGCTTAGGAGCGAGGACCGAAAGTCGTTGTTGGAGTCGCAGACCAAACGGAAAGTGCCGTTGACCGTTAGAATTAGGGCGCCTGTGAAAATAAAAGTGGGGTCCGTTAAGACATGGAAGATTACCGTTAAGGTGGACTGTGACGTGACGGTGAACGAGTTAACGGTGCAAGCGAAGATTGTTTCTAAAAGTTGTGACTATAAGGTTGATCTTTGGTGA
- the LOC114195155 gene encoding AP-1 complex subunit sigma-1-like has protein sequence MVNVLPSNDIHFVLLISRQGKVRLTKWYSPYSQKERSKTIRELCGLIISRAPKLCNFVEWKGFKVVYKRYASLYFCICNDEEDNELETLAIIHHFVETLDRYFGSVCELDLIFNFHKAYFILDEILIAGAMQETSKRTTLRLIAAQEDLVEVAKMEASSLSNIIAQATK, from the exons atGGTAAATGTTTTGCCTTCTAATGAT atccACTTTGTACTTCTTATCAGTCGGCAAGGAAAAGTGAGACTCACAAAATGGTATTCACCATACTCCCAGAAAGAGAGATCCAAG ACAATTAGAGAGCTATGTGGGTTAATTATCTCTAGAGCTCCGAAACTATGCAACTTTGTGGAGTGGAAGGGATTCAAAGTTGTTTATAAAAG ATATGCTAGTCTCTACTTTTGCATATGCAACGATGAGGAAGACAATGAATTAGAGACCTTGGCAATTATTCATCACTTTGTCGAGACATTGGATCGATATTTTGGCAGT GTTTGTGAGTtggatttgatttttaatttccaCAAG GCATATTTTATATTGGACGAAATTTTGATAGCGGGAGCCATGCAGGAAACGAGCAAGAGAACAACTTTGAGACTCATTGCTGCACAA GAGGATTTGGTGGAAGTTGCAAAAATGGAAGCAAGTTCATTGAGCAATATAATCGCCCAGGCTACaaagtaa
- the LOC114193808 gene encoding probable inactive receptor kinase At5g10020, translating to MLAIWLMLLLLVAIALGNSDIDALLEFKKSIQNDPSGLVFSSWNPKSLDSDGCPRNWYGIWCSKGSVISITLDNAGLVGDFNFHAISGLAMLRNLSAVNNHFTGELSHATTMESLEYLDLSLNKFNGPLLSNFVQLRKLVYLNLSSNELGGTLTIEFHKLGKLKYVDLHMNNFSGDIMHIFYQMGSVLYIDLSSNRFSGALDLGLADESFLSSIQYLNVSHNSLSGELFAHDGMPYLDNLEVFDASNNQLEGNIPSFTFVVSLRILRLAFNQLTGLLPEALLKESSMMLSELDLSQNKLQGPIGIITSVTLRKLNLSSNKLSGPLPHRVGHCAVIDFSNNTLSGNFSRIGYWGNYVEVVQLSTNTLIGMLANETSQFLRLTELKASNNLLEGFLPPILGTFPELKEIDLSLNQLSGFLLPSFFYSTKLINLNLSNNKFSGSIPIQFQPPNTPLVSTENISLVFLDLSNNNLSGPLPSNMSRLHNLVYLNLCNNKLDGNIPDDLPDELRALNVSFNNFSGVVPENLKHFPESAFHPGNTMLVFPHSQSSPKDASNLGLREHRLHRRSATRIVLIACLVAGAFVMAFVGIIIYYKVHHEKERTSKQNEARGITQEGNFTSNIEAVYRNLEALPPSQRGSSDAARNIHPVGENPMSLGRSELGKTEEGMYSPMSILSPSNPSSSKSHQFENPGSLQVSSPDKLVGDLHIFDGSLVLTAEELSCAPAEVIGRSCHGTLYKATLDSGHALAVKWLREGITKGKKDLAREIKKLGTIKHPNLVSVQGYYLGPKEHEKLIISNFMNAQSLDIYLHEVDKTNLHPLTLDERLRVAIEVALCLHFLHDEKAIPHGNLKSTNILLETPNKNVLLTDYSLHRILTAAGTTEQVLNAGALGYRPPEFARSSKPCPSLTSDVYAFGVVLLELITGRNSGEIVSGIPGVVDLTDWVRFLAEQDRSSQCFDRFLVEKHNGEKHSKILDEMLKVALRCILPASDRPDMKTVSDDLSAIISIQQQAL from the exons ATGCTGGCTATCTGGTTGATGCTATTGTTGTTGGTGGCCATTGCATTGGGGAATTCAGATATTGATGCTCTCCTTGAATTTAAGAAAAGCATTCAGAATGACCCTTCTGGATTAGTTTTTAGTTCCTGGAATCCCAAGTCTTTAGATTCTGATGGATGTCCAAGGAACTGGTATGGAATATGGTGCAGTAAAGGCAGTGTTATATCAATCACTCTGGACAATGCTGGTTTGGTTGGTGACTTTAATTTCCATGCAATTAGTGGCCTTGCAATGCTTCGCAATTTGTCAGCTGTGAACAACCACTTCACTGGAGAACTCTCACATGCTACTACAATGGAATCACTTGAATATCTTGATTTGTCCCTCAACAAGTTTAATGGACCGTTACTCTCTAACTTTGTTCAGTTGCGGAAGTTAGTGTATCTGAATCTTTCTTCTAATGAACTTGGAGGCACTCTTACTATAGAGTTTCACAAACTTGGGAAGTTGAAGTATGTAGATTTGCACATGAATAACTTTTCTGGGGATATTATGCATATCTTTTATCAGATGGGAAGTGTACTATATATTGACTTAAGCAGCAACAGGTTCTCTGGTGCACTGGACTTGGGACTTGCGGATGAATCTTTTCTCTCCtcaattcaatatttaaatgttaGCCATAATTCCTTGAGTGGTGAGTTATTTGCTCATGATGGTATGCCATACCTTGACAATTTAGAGGTTTTTGATGCTAGTAATAATCAGTTAGAGGGTAATATACCTTCCTTTACTTTTGTGGTATCTCTTCGGATACTTCGACTTGCATTCAACCAGCTCACTGGTTTGCTGCCAGAAGCTCTATTGAAGGAAAGTTCAATGATGTTATCCGAACTGGATCTTAGTCAAAACAAGCTTCAAG GTCCCATTGGAATTATTACCTCGGTGACTCTGAGGAAGCTTAATTTATCTTCAAACAAGTTGTCTGGCCCCTTACCTCACAGGGTAGGCCACTGTGCTGTCATAGATTTTAGTAATAACACACTATCAGGTAATTTCTCAAGGATTGGATATTGGGGTAACTATGTGGAAGTTGTTCAGTTAAGTACCAACACATTAATTGGAATGCTTGCAAACGAAACTTCTCAGTTTTTAAGGTTAACTGAACTTAAGGCATCCAATAACTTGTTAGAGGGCTTTCTCCCACCAATTTTGGGAACATTTCCAGAACTGAAGGAGATTGATCTTAGCCTCAACCAGCTTTCTGGGTTCCTCCTACCAAGCTTTTTTTACTCAACCAAATTGATTAATCTTAATCTCTCCAACAACAAGTTTTCTGGATCAATTCCTATTCAATTTCAACCTCCAAATACTCCATTGGTTTCTACTGAAAATATTAGTCTGGTGTTTCTTGATCTTTCAAACAACAACTTGAGTGGGCCTCTTCCTTCAAATATGAGTAGGCTTCACAATTTGGTATATCTCAATTTATGCAACAACAAATTGGATGGTAATATTCCTGATGACCTTCCAGATGAGTTGAGAGCATTAAATGTGTCCTTCAATAATTTTTCTGGTGTGGTACCTGAAAACTTAAAGCATTTTCCTGAATCAGCATTTCATCCAGGAAATACTATGCTGGTGTTTCCTCATTCGCAATCATCACCAAAAGATGCTTCCAACCTAGGTTTGAGGGAACATCGGTTACATAGAAGGTCTGCCACTAGGATTGTCCTGATTGCATGTTTGGTTGCCGGTGCTTTTGTGATGGCTTTTGTGGGCATAATAATTTACTATAAGGTTCATCATGAAAAAGAAAGgacttcaaaacaaaatgaagcTAGAGGTATCACTCAAGAGGGTAATTTCACATCAAATATAGAGGCAGTTTACAGAAATTTGGAAGCATTACCACCATCTCAAAGGGGCTCTTCTGATGCTGCAAGAAACATTCATCCAGTGGGAGAGAATCCTATGAGTCTTGGCCGTAGTGAATTAGGTAAAACCGAGGAAGGAATGTATTCCCCAATGTCTATTTTGTCACCTTCAAATCCTTCATCTTCTAAAAGCCACCAGTTTGAGAATCCTGGTTCCCTCCAAGTATCATCTCCAGATAAACTGGTTGGAGACTTGCATATATTTGATGGGTCCTTGGTACTAACTGCGGAAGAACTTTCATGTGCTCCAGCAGAAGTTATTGGCAGGAGCTGTCATGGTACACTTTACAAAGCAACACTTGACTCTGGTCATGCATTGGCTGTCAAATGGCTAAGAGAAGGAATAACCAAAGGAAAAAAGGATTTGGCTCGGGAAATAAAGAAACTTGGGACCATCAAGCATCCAAACCTGGTTTCTGTTCAGGGTTACTATCTGGGACCAAAGGAACATGAGAAACTCATCATATCAAATTTCATGAATGCACAATCTCTTGACATTTATCTCCATG AAGTAGATAAAACAAATCTCCATCCTTTAACTCTAGATGAAAGGCTGAGAGTGGCTATAGAGGTGGCACTATGTCTACATTTCTTACATGATGAGAAAGCCATACCTCATGGCAATCTCAAATCCACAAACATTTTGCTAGAAACTCCCAACAAAAATGTTCTCCTCACAGACTACAGCCTGCACAGGATACTCACTGCTGCAGGTACTACCGAGCAAGTTCTGAATGCCGGTGCACTCGGCTACCGGCCGCCGGAGTTTGCTAGGTCAAGCAAGCCATGCCCTTCCTTGACAAGTGATGTGTATGCATTTGGAGTGGTCTTGTTAGAGCTCATAACAGGAAGAAATTCTGGAGAAATAGTATCTGGGATTCCAGGGGTGGTTGACCTCACTGATTGGGTGAGGTTTTTGGCTGAACAAGACCGTTCAAGCCAGTGCTTTGATAGGTTTCTAGTGGAGAAGCATAATGGGGAAAAACACTCAAAAATTCTTGATGAAATGCTAAAGGTGGCTCTTAGATGCATCCTTCCAGCATCTGATAGACCTGACATGAAAACTGTCTCTGATGATCTATCAGCAATAATAAG CATTCAACAACAGGCATTATAA
- the LOC114194334 gene encoding nitrate regulatory gene2 protein, producing the protein MGASSSKMEDDKALQLCRERKKFVRQALDGRCSLAAAHVSYIQSLKNTGTALRKFTEPEGPIEPSLYTNATPEQPLALTERTLSFSSPSVSHHIDAAEHETFSPTPSPPSSSSKFRANHMKHSTISSKKVEERPPVPVIGIVTSSGTTTQNASVAFEDSSLPAGTPQWDFFGLFHPIDHQFSFQDGKGMHQDMGNADDIQRLREEEGIPELEDDEEKSSSHGREHSRDSEDEFDEEPTAETLVQRFENLNRANSSHVQADATPATTRPLSGHSASEVESVNGEKGNSANLSTSKTAPMAALPPPETNKPMEKESHSENKVTPKNFFSSVRDIELLFNKASESGKEVPRMLEANKFHFRPIFPGKENGSVVSSLLKACFSCGEDPSQVPEEPAQNSIKYLTWHRTASSRSSSSRNPLGAANSMDNVEDHTNNLFDSSCMISGSHASTLDRLYAWERKLYDEVKASEIVRKEYDMKCKILRQLESKGEKTSKVDKTRATVKDLHSRIRVAIHRIDSISMRIEELRDKELQPQLEELIEGLCRMWEVMHECHKLQFQIMSAAYNNSHARITMHSELRRQITAYLENELQFLSSSFTKWMGAQKFYLEAIHGWLHKCVLLREKSSKRKKRHQPDLIRYGPPIYVTCEFWLSKLSTIPVKDVADSIKSLAADTAQFLPHQDKNQGKGAHPHMPTWKADIGGESADGLLADDMSEDWATGLDQFRRSLIRFLGQLNNLSGCSVKMYTELRQNIQEVKKFQRLNSQSQNGNLNSQSQDGHQNSEPQS; encoded by the exons ATGGGGGCCTCAAGCTCCAAAATGGAGGATGACAAGGCTCTGCAGCTATGCCGTGAAAGGAAGAAGTTTGTGAGACAAGCACTTGATGGGCGTTGCTCACTAGCAGCAGCTCATGTTTCATATATTCAATCACTGAAGAATACAGGAACAGCTCTGAGAAAATTCACAGAACCTGAAGGACCAATTGAGCCTTCTTTGTACACAAATGCAACACCAGAGCAACCACTTGCTTTAACAGAAAGGACCCTCTCATTCTCTTCACCGTCTGTGTCACATCACATAGATGCAGCTGAACATGAAACATTCTCCCCAACTCCCTCCCCTCCTAGTTCTTCAAGTAAGTTCCGAGCAAATCATATGAAACATAGCACTATTTCTTCTAAGAAAGTTGAAGAAAGACCACCAGTACCTGTTATTGGAATAGTAACATCATCAGGTACTACAACACAAAATGCCAGTGTAGCATTTGAAGATTCCTCTCTTCCTGCTGGAACCCCACAATGGGATTTTTTTGGTCTCTTTCATCCCATTGACCATCAGTTTTCTTTTCAAGATGGGAAGGGTATGCATCAAGATATGGGGAATGCTGATGATATACAAAGACTAAGGGAGGAGGAGGGAATTCCTGAATTAGAAGATGATGAAGAGAAGTCTTCATCTCATGGAAGGGAACACTCTAGGGACTCTGAAGATGAATTTGATGAAGAGCCTACTGCAGAAACTCTAGTCCAAAGATTTGAAAATCTGAATAGAGCTAATTCAAGTCATGTTCAAGCAGATGCTACACCTGCCACAACTAGGCCTCTGTCAGGACATTCAGCTTCTGAAGTTGAATCAGTAAATGGAGAAAAGGGAAACTCTGCTAATTTATCTACATCAAAGACAGCACCTATGGCAGCTTTGCCTCCACCTGAAACAAATAAACCAATGGAGAAGGAAAGTCATAGTGAAAATAAAGTCACTCCTAAGAATTTCTTTTCAAGCGTGAGAGATATTGAACTGCTCTTTAATAAAGCTTCAGAATCTGGCAAAGAGGTTCCAAGGATGCTTGAAGCAAACAAATTTCACTTTCGTCCAATATTCCCGGGAAAAGAAA ATGGTTCTGTGGTATCCTCGTTATTGAAGGCATGTTTCTCATGTGGAGAAGACCCAAGCCAGGTTCCAGAAG AACCTGCTCAAAACTCGATTAAGTACTTGACTTGGCACAGGACGGCATCATCCCGTTCCTCCTCATCCAGAAACCCTTTAGGAGCAGCAAATTCAATGGACAATGTTGAGGACCATACCAATAATCTCTTTGATAGTTCTTGTATGATTTCTGGAAGCCATGCATCTACCTTGGATAGGCTATATGCTTGGGAAAGGAAACTCTATGATGAAGTGAAG GCTAGTGAGATTGTTAGAAAAGAATATGACATGAAATGTAAAATCTTAAGACAACTGGaatcaaaaggagaaaaaacCTCTAAGGTTGACAAAACACGTGCAACAGTCAAGGATCTGCACTCAAGAATCAGAGTTGCAATTCACAGGATAGACTCTATATCAATGAGGATTGAAGAGTTACGGGACAAAGAGCTTCAACCACAGCTTGAGGAGTTGATTGAAGG GTTGTGTAGGATGTGGGAAGTGATGCATGAATGCCACAAACTTCAGTTTCAAATCATGTCAGCAGCATACAACAACAGCCATGCTAGAATCACCATGCATTCTGAATTACGTAGACAGATCACTGCCTATCTTGAAAATGAACTCCAATTTCTGTCATCAAGCTTTACCAAGTGGATGGGAGCTCAGAAATTCTACCTGGAGGCTATACACGGATGGCTTCACAAATGTGTTCTTCTCCGAGAAAAATCATCCAAGAGAAAAAAGAGGCATCAACCTGATCTTATCCGATATGGTCCTCCAATATATGTCACCTGTGAGTTCTGGCTGAGTAAACTCAGCACCATACCAGTAAAGGATGTTGCAGATTCCATTAAGAGTTTGGCAGCAGACACTGCCCAGTTCTTACCACACCAAGACAAGAATCAAGGAAAAGGTGCTCATCCTCATATGCCAACATGGAAGGCTGATATCGGTGGCGAATCGGCCGATGGTTTACTGGCAGATGACATGTCAGAGGACTGGGCAACAGGCCTTGATCAATTCCGGCGAAGCTTGATTCGGTTTCTCGGTCAATTAAATAATCTGTCTGGTTGTTCTGTCAAAATGTACACAGAACTTAGGCAAAACATTCAAGAGGTCAAGAAGTTTCAGCGGTTGAATTCACAGTCTCAAAACGGTAATCTGAATTCTCAGTCTCAGGATGGTCACCAGAATTCTGAACCTCAAAGTTGA